In Natranaerobius trueperi, the sequence AGGTACTGAATTATATAAAGAAATAATTGACTCTTATAATTGGTACTTATCTTAGTTCAATTTAATTATTTAGACGAACATCACCAGGCTGGAATAAAAGGTATTAAATATGCCGTTGAAAGAGATATCGGTGTAGCAATAATGGAACCTTTAAGAGGGGTAAGGCTCGCACAAAATCAACCTCCAAAAGTTATGGATATTATTAATTCCGCTTCAGTCCAACGTACACCAGCAGAATGGGGATTAACTTGGGTTCTTGATCACCCATAAGTCACTACTGTATTAAGTGGGATGAATACTTTAGAGCAAGTTAAAGAAAACATAAAAATCGCAAATAAAATGAGTCCTAATAGTTTGAGTGATGAAGACTTACAAGTGATAGATAGGATAAAAAATCTATATCATGAAAAATTAAAAATTAGATGTACTGCATTGTAGATATTGTATTCCTTGTAAACCAAAAAATATAGCCATTCCTGCTATATTAACTCAATATAATGATTACCTTCTTATTCAATAACCCTGAAAAGTCTCTTAAGAGTTATAGAAAACTTCAAGAACAAAATAGAGATGGTGGACAATGTATAAAGTGTGGAGCTTGTGAAACTGAATGTCCACAAGGGTTAGATATAAGAGGATGGTTAGATACAATTCACGAAACTTTCAAGTAATCGAGTAGGAGGTAGATAATTAATTTATCTACCGACCTCTCACGCCACCAAGCATACCGTCCGGTACTTGGCGGTTCAATGATTTAAGTGCAGTACCTCGTATCTTTTGGATATGTCATCATATCCAACTGATGCGAGGTATTCATTTGTTAATGACCTTGATAATATCCAGCTATTGGCTATCCGCCAATATCCTTTCCGAGTGTTTGCCCATTCCCAAGCTTTCCCTTTGGATATTCCAAGTCGCTTGAGATTCTTAAACCTAGCACTTATTTTCTTCCATTGCTTCCACAAGTACATTCGAATTCTACGCCTAATCCATACGTCAAGGGCGGTAATTCTATTCTTCATATCTGCAATGGCAAAATAACCTAACCAGCCTGTGGTGAACATTTTAAGTTCTTTAAGTGTCTGTTGAATTGACTTACCACGTTTACGACTTGTTATCTGCCGTACCCTGTCTTTGAAGCGTTTTATGGACTCTTGGTGTGGTCGTATTCCAGCCTTTCCTCTAGCTTTGTAGAGGGAATAGCCAAGAAACTTAAGCTTAAGTGGGCTCCCAATGTTGCTCTTTTCTCGATTCACCTTAAGTTTTAATTTCTCTTCGAGGTATTTTGTACAGCTGGTCATTACTCTTTCAGCGGCTCTCTTACTTTTGACGTAGATGATACAGTCATCTGCGTACCTCACAAATTTATGTC encodes:
- a CDS encoding 4Fe-4S dicluster domain-containing protein produces the protein MITFLFNNPEKSLKSYRKLQEQNRDGGQCIKCGACETECPQGLDIRGWLDTIHETFK
- a CDS encoding group II intron maturase-specific domain-containing protein; its protein translation is HKFVRYADDCIIYVKSKRAAERVMTSCTKYLEEKLKLKVNREKSNIGSPLKLKFLGYSLYKARGKAGIRPHQESIKRFKDRVRQITSRKRGKSIQQTLKELKMFTTGWLGYFAIADMKNRITALDVWIRRRIRMYLWKQWKKISARFKNLKRLGISKGKAWEWANTRKGYWRIANSWILSRSLTNEYLASVGYDDISKRYEVLHLNH